ACAGTACAACCTTTATTAATACTGGAATCTTCACAGTGCATTCGTTACTTGTAGCAGTGACTATGGAAATTGAGGTGGGGGCAGGTGGGAAAGAGGGGGAAttaccaccaaaaaaaaaaaaaattaaaagaaaagagggtatgaaagaaagagaaagaaacctggcagagggatggggaggggggaagcagcGGCAGAGGCGGGAACACGGAggggaaataaattaaaaaaaagaaaaaaaaaaaggaccaaGTTAACAACAGCACCAGAAAAGTTACTTCAGTCGAAAGACAGGtcgggttttttttcttgtccaaggattttttgttttctgtacaaaataagagacccccccccctcccccaaacccaaacatttgTCACTTGGCATCAGCGGTTctgggcaggagaagggggGGGAACTAAATCGTTATTCCtaagggggagggaaagggggggCTGCAATGCGACAGACAGCGGGGCAGTGGGGGGGCTATGTACAGCAGGGGGGGCCAGGGGGGTTGTGCTTTCCTCCAGCCGCCGGCAGAAATCAGCTGCTTTGCTTCAGGGGGGCCTGGGTGAAACCCCCTGTCCCCcagaccctgccccagcaggatCCTGCACAGGGTCTGCGGGTgctgagggagagggaggggggcttgggggggctCCCCAGTGATCCTTGGGGGGCGAAGAGGAGGTTCCGTATCCTCACCCACTGTGCCCCAGTGTCCCCCCAAGTTGGAGGGGGCTGCAGTGCCTGTCCCCCCACCGTCCCCCCGCCCGATCACACATGTGCccccctctctgctctgcagccccctcccctcttctTCTGACCCCCGCcatggggctgagctgtgctggcccccagcaggcagctgggggggcCGGGGACAGGGACCCCTGCTcctggtgctgctcctgccgTGGCCCCGCTGGCACCGGCCcctcctgctggggctggggggggcaccTGCTGGCGCCCGgggatggggcgggggggggggggacgcagaggaaagaggaaacagggagaggaaaagagagagggaaaaaggaaaagtgaaagaaaggaaaggacaaaaaagaaCGAGAGAAAAGGAGcgagggaaaaaaagggacaagagacaaaaaggaatgagtaaaaaagagaaaaaagaaagggggagaaaaaagaggagagaaagagaaaggagaaagagaaaggagaaagagaaaggagaaagagaaaggagaaagagaaaggagaaagagaaaggagaaagagaaaggagaaagagaaaggagaaagagaaaggagaaagagaaaggagaaagagaaaggagaaagagaaaggagaaagagaaaggagaaagagaaaggagaaagaagaggaagaagagcaaaagaaaaagaaaaagagaaaaagagaaaaagagaaaaaaaggagaggaaaaggaaaggaaagaagaaaagaagaaaaagaagaagaaaagaggaaaaggaaaagaaaaaggagaagaaatgaagagaagaaaaaggaaaaagggaaaagaaaaaacaagaaaagaggagagaaagagcCAAAGGGAGAACCAGTGAAGGCAAGATGTAAGGCAAGgcaagggctggaggggaggagacAGAGGAGCAGAAAGCGGGGGGCAGtgagggaggggcagggggtgccggCGGGGGGGGTCCTGGGGAGGTGCAGCGGGTGCCTCCGGCGGGTCCATCGGCCACGGTAGGCGCATCCCCGCTGGCCGGGGCATCATCACGATATCCGCGGGGCCGACCTGTCGTTGGTGACGGTCCTGCGCAGGCGCACCCCGCGCCGGATGGCCACCAGCATGTCTTCGGCCGGGGGGTCCATGGAGGCCgccggggggggcgcgggggtcTCCTCGCCGGGCCCAGGCCCCGCGAGGGCGGTGGGGAAGGGGAACTGGCCCTCCCCCAGGGCGTGGGCGCTGGCCACCAGCTCACCGATCTTCTCCACCAGGCTGTGCCGGTTGGCGGCCAGCTGTTggtcctcctcttcctcagcgGAGAGGTGCTGGCCGGCCCCGGGGTAGACGGAGATCTCCATGGCACCGCCGCCCCAGGCCGTGTTGGGAAGGCTCAGCCGCTTGGGCGAAGCTTTGGCAAAATCCAGAGGGTTCGGTGAGGCGTCATCGGCGTAGAAGACGCACTCTTCGCTGCCCACCCGTGTGGGGCCGGTGTAGCTGGGGGAGTCGGGCACCGTGGGGGTCTTCACGGGGACGATGGGGGGTCGGATGGGGATGGGGCCGGCGTTGGAGAGGGTACGGCGGACCGAGGGTTTGGTGGAGGGTGTGCGGCGGATGGTGGCCACCCCCGGAGTGGTGCCGGCTGGTAGGTTGGTGCCGGTGGGCAGCCCGGCAGTGGAGGCAGGACGCTTGGTCTGGATCATCCGCCGGTAGTTCTGGGCAATGTTGCTGTTGCGCGGGATGGTGGAGGACTTGTCAAAGTCGCTCTGGGGGTCACACTCCACATCGCCATTCACCGAGTAGCAGTCGTAGTcagagcctggggaaggggcagcacGGTCAGCGTGGCTGGGGGGCGGCCCAGTTGGCACTGGCAAACCcaaccaccacctccccagtgCAATCGCAGCCCCAACCACCACTGTCGCAGTGCAACCACAACCAAATTCATCCACCGTGACTGCAACACAATCACTACTGGCCCCCACCACTGCCGGCACCACGTGCTCACCATCAAACCCAACCATCACCATCGCAAGGTAACCACAATCACCCCCACCATCACCACTGCGGGACAGCCACAACCATCCCAACCGTCACACTGGGATCACAACCAAACCCAACCGTCACCATCACAACACGATCACATCCAGCCCCTGTCATTGCCATCACAACATGGTCACAACCAGACTCATCCACGACCATCACAACCGGCctccaccatcaccaccacatGGTCATAGCCAAACCCAACCACCATTGTCACAACCGCCCTGATCACTGCCATCCCAACATGGTCACGGCCAACCTCCACCACCATCGTGTGCTCGCAAACAGCTCAGCCATCACCACGCCAACATGATCACAGCAAAACATGACTGTCCCCGTCGTTCCTTGATCTCCAGCCGCCACCTCTGTTGCCATCACCCATCATCTGCCACCACCCCCACCTGTCCTCAGTCACTGCACACAAACATCACCACAAACCATCACCACCCACACACCACTGTGGTGCTGCCTGTCACTGCACTGCCCCGCACCACTGTAGCCATCAGGACCCAACCAACACCCAACAAACACCGAAAGAGCCAGGAGAACCCACAGTTACTGCGTGGCACAACACTTGTGCCACACACGGAACGACCAACACACCTGAAATCTTCACCCTACCAGCCCGTACGTGATGGGACCACAGCCAGAGGCTACGACACCCAGCGCACAGCCATGCCCCAGGACCACCAAAGCCTCTACCgtccccttcccagctctgggTGCCATTCTGGGTGGCCCTGGGTGTCCCTTGCCACCACAGGGCGGGTACCTTGGGAAGGGATGGTGTCTTCGGAGCAGGAGGGGGTGGTGGTCTGTGTGCTGTAGCCACTGGAGTACTGCAGCGAGTCCCGGCTGCTCTTCTGGTGCTCCAGGCTCAGCCCCCGTGTCAAGACCATGGCCAGGTCACTGGCAGCGGGGGACACCTCCTCCCCATGCTGTGGGGGCAAGGGGACACCGTCAGCACCCTGGTTTTTCTCTTGGGAGccccacaaaagcccaccacctCTGCACAATCCCTGTCGGAACCAGTACCTTGGCGGCAATTGTAGCCGGTGACATCCGGGGCCTGGGAGCATCCTCGCTGCCGATGCTCGGGTACCCGCTGGCAGGCGAGCCCATCTCAGCTTCCCGCAGGTGCTCCACGCGGTCCTTGCGCCGCTGCAGGGTGGGGACCACCGGCTGGTCGTAGGGGCTGGCCTTGGACCAGTCCTGCAACATGCAAGCCACTGGGTGATGCTGGTGGCACCGGCACCAGGAGCCAAAAGAGGGGCAAGGGTAGGAGGGACGTGCCAATGTCCCCCGAGCCACGGGTGCTGCCGCCCGGGATGCTCTGCCcgctggcagggcaggatggggggATCTGGGGGCTGAACCCCACAAGATGTGGGAGAAGCCACGTGTGAGACGCaaccccagtgggatgggggacagcaccggggaggggaggagaagaggagggagctgctgaCGAAGGCTTCACCTTTCCACCACCTGCCCGTGCTCCAGCAGCGGAGCAAGAACTAACCGAGGTGGGGGAGCTGCACTCGCTAACCGACTGGCAGGTTTCGGAGGCCTCCGAGGATGCCGAGCTGGAGGACTtctgccgtgccgtgccgcgaGGCCAAGCCGTGAGCCAGAGGGGGAGAGAAGAAGCAGTTAGCACAGCCAGAGCCACGGCCCCGGGTTAGAGCAGCACCCACGGCTTCCCCAGCCAACACAGCATCCCCCGGCAGCAGACGCAGGAAGGCGAGCAGGATCTGACCCAGCACGGGGGCTGCAGAGCCGGGGAAGCACTGGCTGGGTGAAGCTGGGATGCTCAgctgggatgctcagcatccTCAGCACTGGGGGGGATGCAGGGCAAAGGGGAAGCTTTGCTCAATGCTTCCCCATGGGGGACTGGCACAAACTGGGTATTATGGGGCTGGGGTAATTGGGAAGCACCCTGTTCCCCTGGCATGATGGGGGGGATACCCGTACCCCATCCCTGGGGAGTCACAGATGGGGTTTCTCTGCAGTGTGGCCCGTGCTGCTCCCAGGCAGGACAGACATCCCCAATATTCCCAATATTTATCTCTTGTAATGCCTACGCAGCTGGAAACATGCCTCAGGGTGGGTCACATCACCTCCACACAAGACCCTTGTGttgcacccagcagcacccacccatTCTACagaaggggaaactgaggcatggggGTGGGTGGCATcgacccccccctccccatacCTGGCTGGTGATGTCCGAGGGCATGGGGGAGGGCGGTTTGGAGTAAGCAGCATCCTGGGAGATGAAGCCGGAGTCGTGGGAGGATACGCTAGAGAGgcgggtggcggcggcggggggctgcgccAGGCTGCGGTAGCGATAGGTGGAACTGGGTGAGCAGGTCTGAGCCCCGCCGGGCCATGCC
The Falco biarmicus isolate bFalBia1 chromosome 15, bFalBia1.pri, whole genome shotgun sequence DNA segment above includes these coding regions:
- the MTSS2 gene encoding protein MTSS 2 isoform X2 — protein: METAEKECGALGGLFQAIINDMKSSYPIWEDFNSKATKLHSQLRTTVLAAVAFLDAFQKVADMATNTRGATRDIGSALTRMCMRHRSIEAKLRQFTNALMESLINPLQDRIEDWKKTANQLDKDHAKEYKRARHEIKKKSSDTLKLQKKARKGKGDLQPQLDNALQDVNDMYLLLEETEKQAVRKALIEERGRFCTFITFLQPVVNGELTMLGEITHLQGIIEDLVVLTAEPHKLPPASEQVIKDLKGSDYSWSYQTPPSSPSSSSSRKSSMCSVSSAKGGMAWPGGAQTCSPSSTYRYRSLAQPPAAATRLSSVSSHDSGFISQDAAYSKPPSPMPSDITSQKSSSSASSEASETCQSVSECSSPTSVSSCSAAGARAGGGKDWSKASPYDQPVVPTLQRRKDRVEHLREAEMGSPASGYPSIGSEDAPRPRMSPATIAAKHGEEVSPAASDLAMVLTRGLSLEHQKSSRDSLQYSSGYSTQTTTPSCSEDTIPSQGSDYDCYSVNGDVECDPQSDFDKSSTIPRNSNIAQNYRRMIQTKRPASTAGLPTGTNLPAGTTPGVATIRRTPSTKPSVRRTLSNAGPIPIRPPIVPVKTPTVPDSPSYTGPTRVGSEECVFYADDASPNPLDFAKASPKRLSLPNTAWGGGAMEISVYPGAGQHLSAEEEEDQQLAANRHSLVEKIGELVASAHALGEGQFPFPTALAGPGPGEETPAPPPAASMDPPAEDMLVAIRRGVRLRRTVTNDRSAPRIS
- the MTSS2 gene encoding protein MTSS 2 isoform X3, which codes for METAEKECGALGGLFQAIINDMKSSYPIWEDFNSKATKLHSQLRTTVLAAVAFLDAFQKVADMATNTRGATRDIGSALTRMCMRHRSIEAKLRQFTNALMESLINPLQDRIEDWKKTANQLDKDHAKEYKRARHEIKKKSSDTLKLQKKARKGKGDLQPQLDNALQDVNDMYLLLEETEKQAVRKALIEERGRFCTFITFLQPVVNGELTMLGEITHLQGIIEDLVVLTAEPHKLPPASEQVIKDLKGSDYSWSYQTPPSSPSSSSSRKSSMCSSVSSAKGGMAWPGGAQTCSPSSTYRYRSLAQPPAAATRLSSVSSHDSGFISQDAAYSKPPSPMPSDITSQKSSSSASSEASETCQSVSECSSPTSDWSKASPYDQPVVPTLQRRKDRVEHLREAEMGSPASGYPSIGSEDAPRPRMSPATIAAKHGEEVSPAASDLAMVLTRGLSLEHQKSSRDSLQYSSGYSTQTTTPSCSEDTIPSQGSDYDCYSVNGDVECDPQSDFDKSSTIPRNSNIAQNYRRMIQTKRPASTAGLPTGTNLPAGTTPGVATIRRTPSTKPSVRRTLSNAGPIPIRPPIVPVKTPTVPDSPSYTGPTRVGSEECVFYADDASPNPLDFAKASPKRLSLPNTAWGGGAMEISVYPGAGQHLSAEEEEDQQLAANRHSLVEKIGELVASAHALGEGQFPFPTALAGPGPGEETPAPPPAASMDPPAEDMLVAIRRGVRLRRTVTNDRSAPRIS
- the MTSS2 gene encoding protein MTSS 2 isoform X7 — its product is METAEKECGALGGLFQAIINDMKSSYPIWEDFNSKATKLHSQLRTTVLAAVAFLDAFQKVADMATNTRGATRDIGSALTRMCMRHRSIEAKLRQFTNALMESLINPLQDRIEDWKKTANQLDKDHAKEYKRARHEIKKKSSDTLKLQKKARKGKGDLQPQLDNALQDVNDMYLLLEETEKQAVRKALIEERGRFCTFITFLQPVVNGELTMLGEITHLQGIIEDLVVLTAEPHKLPPASEQVIKDLKGSDYSWSYQTPPSSPSSSSSRKSSMCSLAQPPAAATRLSSVSSHDSGFISQDAAYSKPPSPMPSDITSQKSSSSASSEASETCQSVSECSSPTSDWSKASPYDQPVVPTLQRRKDRVEHLREAEMGSPASGYPSIGSEDAPRPRMSPATIAAKHGEEVSPAASDLAMVLTRGLSLEHQKSSRDSLQYSSGYSTQTTTPSCSEDTIPSQGSDYDCYSVNGDVECDPQSDFDKSSTIPRNSNIAQNYRRMIQTKRPASTAGLPTGTNLPAGTTPGVATIRRTPSTKPSVRRTLSNAGPIPIRPPIVPVKTPTVPDSPSYTGPTRVGSEECVFYADDASPNPLDFAKASPKRLSLPNTAWGGGAMEISVYPGAGQHLSAEEEEDQQLAANRHSLVEKIGELVASAHALGEGQFPFPTALAGPGPGEETPAPPPAASMDPPAEDMLVAIRRGVRLRRTVTNDRSAPRIS
- the MTSS2 gene encoding protein MTSS 2 isoform X1 translates to METAEKECGALGGLFQAIINDMKSSYPIWEDFNSKATKLHSQLRTTVLAAVAFLDAFQKVADMATNTRGATRDIGSALTRMCMRHRSIEAKLRQFTNALMESLINPLQDRIEDWKKTANQLDKDHAKEYKRARHEIKKKSSDTLKLQKKARKGKGDLQPQLDNALQDVNDMYLLLEETEKQAVRKALIEERGRFCTFITFLQPVVNGELTMLGEITHLQGIIEDLVVLTAEPHKLPPASEQVIKDLKGSDYSWSYQTPPSSPSSSSSRKSSMCSSVSSAKGGMAWPGGAQTCSPSSTYRYRSLAQPPAAATRLSSVSSHDSGFISQDAAYSKPPSPMPSDITSQKSSSSASSEASETCQSVSECSSPTSVSSCSAAGARAGGGKDWSKASPYDQPVVPTLQRRKDRVEHLREAEMGSPASGYPSIGSEDAPRPRMSPATIAAKHGEEVSPAASDLAMVLTRGLSLEHQKSSRDSLQYSSGYSTQTTTPSCSEDTIPSQGSDYDCYSVNGDVECDPQSDFDKSSTIPRNSNIAQNYRRMIQTKRPASTAGLPTGTNLPAGTTPGVATIRRTPSTKPSVRRTLSNAGPIPIRPPIVPVKTPTVPDSPSYTGPTRVGSEECVFYADDASPNPLDFAKASPKRLSLPNTAWGGGAMEISVYPGAGQHLSAEEEEDQQLAANRHSLVEKIGELVASAHALGEGQFPFPTALAGPGPGEETPAPPPAASMDPPAEDMLVAIRRGVRLRRTVTNDRSAPRIS
- the MTSS2 gene encoding protein MTSS 2 isoform X5, producing the protein METAEKECGALGGLFQAIINDMKSSYPIWEDFNSKATKLHSQLRTTVLAAVAFLDAFQKVADMATNTRGATRDIGSALTRMCMRHRSIEAKLRQFTNALMESLINPLQDRIEDWKKTANQLDKDHAKEYKRARHEIKKKSSDTLKLQKKARKGKGDLQPQLDNALQDVNDMYLLLEETEKQAVRKALIEERGRFCTFITFLQPVVNGELTMLGEITHLQGIIEDLVVLTAEPHKLPPASEQVIKDLKGSDYSWSYQTPPSSPSSSSSRKSSMCSSVSSAKGGMAWPGGAQTCSPSSTYRYRSLAQPPAAATRLSSVSSHDSGFISQDAAYSKPPSPMPSDITSQDWSKASPYDQPVVPTLQRRKDRVEHLREAEMGSPASGYPSIGSEDAPRPRMSPATIAAKHGEEVSPAASDLAMVLTRGLSLEHQKSSRDSLQYSSGYSTQTTTPSCSEDTIPSQGSDYDCYSVNGDVECDPQSDFDKSSTIPRNSNIAQNYRRMIQTKRPASTAGLPTGTNLPAGTTPGVATIRRTPSTKPSVRRTLSNAGPIPIRPPIVPVKTPTVPDSPSYTGPTRVGSEECVFYADDASPNPLDFAKASPKRLSLPNTAWGGGAMEISVYPGAGQHLSAEEEEDQQLAANRHSLVEKIGELVASAHALGEGQFPFPTALAGPGPGEETPAPPPAASMDPPAEDMLVAIRRGVRLRRTVTNDRSAPRIS
- the MTSS2 gene encoding protein MTSS 2 isoform X4; protein product: METAEKECGALGGLFQAIINDMKSSYPIWEDFNSKATKLHSQLRTTVLAAVAFLDAFQKVADMATNTRGATRDIGSALTRMCMRHRSIEAKLRQFTNALMESLINPLQDRIEDWKKTANQLDKDHAKEYKRARHEIKKKSSDTLKLQKKARKGKGDLQPQLDNALQDVNDMYLLLEETEKQAVRKALIEERGRFCTFITFLQPVVNGELTMLGEITHLQGIIEDLVVLTAEPHKLPPASEQVIKDLKGSDYSWSYQTPPSSPSSSSSRKSSMCSLAQPPAAATRLSSVSSHDSGFISQDAAYSKPPSPMPSDITSQKSSSSASSEASETCQSVSECSSPTSVSSCSAAGARAGGGKDWSKASPYDQPVVPTLQRRKDRVEHLREAEMGSPASGYPSIGSEDAPRPRMSPATIAAKHGEEVSPAASDLAMVLTRGLSLEHQKSSRDSLQYSSGYSTQTTTPSCSEDTIPSQGSDYDCYSVNGDVECDPQSDFDKSSTIPRNSNIAQNYRRMIQTKRPASTAGLPTGTNLPAGTTPGVATIRRTPSTKPSVRRTLSNAGPIPIRPPIVPVKTPTVPDSPSYTGPTRVGSEECVFYADDASPNPLDFAKASPKRLSLPNTAWGGGAMEISVYPGAGQHLSAEEEEDQQLAANRHSLVEKIGELVASAHALGEGQFPFPTALAGPGPGEETPAPPPAASMDPPAEDMLVAIRRGVRLRRTVTNDRSAPRIS
- the MTSS2 gene encoding protein MTSS 2 isoform X6; translated protein: METAEKECGALGGLFQAIINDMKSSYPIWEDFNSKATKLHSQLRTTVLAAVAFLDAFQKVADMATNTRGATRDIGSALTRMCMRHRSIEAKLRQFTNALMESLINPLQDRIEDWKKTANQLDKDHAKEYKRARHEIKKKSSDTLKLQKKARKGKGDLQPQLDNALQDVNDMYLLLEETEKQAVRKALIEERGRFCTFITFLQPVVNGELTMLGEITHLQGIIEDLVVLTAEPHKLPPASEQVIKDLKGSDYSWSYQTPPSSPSSSSSRKSSMCSVSSAKGGMAWPGGAQTCSPSSTYRYRSLAQPPAAATRLSSVSSHDSGFISQDAAYSKPPSPMPSDITSQDWSKASPYDQPVVPTLQRRKDRVEHLREAEMGSPASGYPSIGSEDAPRPRMSPATIAAKHGEEVSPAASDLAMVLTRGLSLEHQKSSRDSLQYSSGYSTQTTTPSCSEDTIPSQGSDYDCYSVNGDVECDPQSDFDKSSTIPRNSNIAQNYRRMIQTKRPASTAGLPTGTNLPAGTTPGVATIRRTPSTKPSVRRTLSNAGPIPIRPPIVPVKTPTVPDSPSYTGPTRVGSEECVFYADDASPNPLDFAKASPKRLSLPNTAWGGGAMEISVYPGAGQHLSAEEEEDQQLAANRHSLVEKIGELVASAHALGEGQFPFPTALAGPGPGEETPAPPPAASMDPPAEDMLVAIRRGVRLRRTVTNDRSAPRIS